In the genome of Rhizobium rhizogenes, one region contains:
- the ribB gene encoding 3,4-dihydroxy-2-butanone-4-phosphate synthase, whose translation MAYDQKRVVDAIRAFEAGEIVVVTDDDDRENEGDLIISAVHCTPEKMALIVRHTSGIVCAPMPREEAKRLNLNAMVAENDSAHTTAFTVSVDFKHGTTTGISADDRTLTVRNLANPNVGASDFTRPGHIFPLISREGGVLMRSGHTEAAVDLCRLAGLPPIGVISELVNDDGSVMRGPQVLDFADKHGMKHVSVADLIAYRQRKETLVEMESSFTIETPFGPAKAQTYSLPWDPMQHMAVIFGDIRDGIDIPVRLHPENVADDVFGDRQPVRHYMQKIAEEGRGVIVYLREGSVGVGQVAGRRKARDPDEAHAQARSRENEWLEIGLGAQILKDLGISSIKLLTTRERHYVGLEGFGIQISATDIC comes from the coding sequence ATGGCCTATGACCAGAAACGCGTCGTGGACGCCATCCGGGCTTTCGAAGCCGGTGAAATCGTCGTCGTGACCGACGATGACGACCGCGAGAATGAAGGCGATCTGATCATTTCGGCGGTTCACTGCACGCCGGAAAAAATGGCGCTGATCGTGCGCCATACCTCGGGCATCGTCTGCGCGCCAATGCCGCGCGAGGAGGCGAAGCGGCTGAACCTCAACGCCATGGTGGCGGAAAATGACAGCGCCCATACGACGGCCTTCACCGTCAGCGTTGATTTCAAGCACGGCACAACGACGGGCATTTCCGCCGATGACCGCACCCTGACGGTGCGCAATCTCGCCAACCCCAATGTCGGCGCTTCCGATTTCACCCGGCCGGGCCATATATTCCCGCTGATTTCCCGCGAGGGCGGCGTCTTGATGCGTTCCGGCCATACCGAAGCGGCGGTCGATCTCTGCCGTCTCGCCGGCCTGCCGCCCATCGGCGTCATCAGCGAACTGGTGAATGACGATGGCAGCGTGATGCGCGGCCCGCAGGTGCTGGATTTCGCCGACAAACACGGCATGAAACACGTTTCGGTCGCCGATCTCATCGCCTATCGCCAGCGCAAGGAAACGCTGGTGGAGATGGAATCCTCCTTCACCATCGAGACGCCCTTCGGGCCGGCCAAGGCGCAGACCTATTCCCTGCCCTGGGATCCGATGCAGCACATGGCGGTGATTTTCGGCGATATCCGCGATGGCATTGACATTCCCGTTCGCCTGCACCCCGAAAACGTCGCCGACGACGTGTTCGGCGACCGCCAGCCGGTGCGGCATTATATGCAGAAGATCGCCGAGGAAGGACGCGGCGTCATCGTCTATCTGCGTGAAGGCTCCGTTGGCGTCGGCCAGGTGGCAGGACGACGCAAGGCGCGTGACCCGGACGAAGCACATGCCCAGGCCCGTTCGCGCGAAAACGAATGGCTGGAAATCGGTCTCGGCGCGCAGATTCTCAAGGATCTCGGCATCAGCTCCATCAAGCTGCTGACCACCCGCGAGCGGCATTATGTCGGGCTTGAAGGCTTCGGCATCCAGATTTCGGCGACGGATATCTGCTGA
- a CDS encoding DUF1344 domain-containing protein — MRMMIAALLATANLLMPINSFAQSVDVEGTISKIDANGLSITLNDGKTYRVPEEFNFEGLKAGVKVVVFYTEVDGKRVVDDLQVVE, encoded by the coding sequence ATGCGTATGATGATTGCCGCCCTTCTGGCCACCGCCAACCTGCTGATGCCGATCAACAGCTTCGCCCAGAGCGTCGACGTGGAAGGCACGATCAGCAAGATCGATGCGAACGGGCTGAGCATTACGCTCAACGACGGCAAGACCTATCGCGTGCCGGAAGAGTTCAACTTCGAAGGCCTGAAGGCGGGTGTGAAGGTCGTGGTTTTCTACACGGAAGTGGACGGGAAACGCGTGGTCGACGATCTTCAGGTCGTTGAGTAA
- a CDS encoding energy-coupling factor ABC transporter ATP-binding protein gives MEIRFDAAGVAFEGRQALQPLSLTLTERRIGVIGLNGSGKTTFARLINGLNKPSEGKVAVNGLDTVTDAKAVLQTVGFIFQNPQNQIILPIVRDDVAFGLKRLGLGKAETEARVKAVLARLGISHLEERRAHELSGGELQLAALAALLVTEPHILILDEPTNQLDLKNRAVVEKTMAALSQSLIVITHDLPLLEDFDRVLVFHGGALIADAAPEEAVAQYLAAVAR, from the coding sequence TTGGAAATCCGTTTCGACGCCGCCGGTGTCGCTTTCGAGGGCCGGCAGGCCCTGCAGCCGCTGTCTCTGACATTGACGGAACGGCGTATCGGCGTGATCGGCCTCAATGGTTCCGGCAAGACCACCTTTGCCCGGCTGATCAACGGGCTGAACAAGCCGAGCGAGGGCAAGGTTGCGGTAAACGGTCTCGACACCGTGACGGACGCCAAGGCGGTGCTGCAGACGGTTGGTTTCATCTTCCAGAATCCGCAGAACCAGATCATCCTGCCGATCGTGCGCGACGATGTCGCCTTCGGGCTGAAACGGCTCGGTCTCGGCAAGGCGGAAACCGAAGCCCGGGTGAAGGCCGTTCTTGCCCGGCTCGGCATTTCCCATCTTGAAGAGAGACGCGCGCATGAGCTTTCCGGCGGGGAGCTGCAGCTTGCGGCGCTGGCCGCGCTTCTGGTTACCGAACCGCACATCCTTATTCTCGACGAACCGACCAATCAGCTTGATCTCAAAAACCGGGCTGTCGTGGAAAAAACCATGGCGGCGCTGTCGCAGTCGCTCATCGTCATTACCCATGATCTGCCGCTGCTTGAAGACTTCGACCGTGTGCTGGTTTTCCACGGCGGCGCGCTGATTGCGGACGCCGCGCCTGAAGAGGCAGTGGCGCAATATCTCGCGGCGGTGGCGCGATGA
- a CDS encoding winged helix-turn-helix domain-containing protein — protein sequence MVIKVSNEAARRIFLARQGLSSPPGKALSKSDLLQLITDIGFVQVDSIGTVERAHHQIIFSRNQTYRRDHLTTLLEKDRALFEHWTHDASIVPTEFYPYWKHRFRRREPIIQERWRKWHGEGFDAAFGETLERIAATGPVLARELKEEGHQSGGWWNWHPSKTALEYLWHTGKLAIAGRVNFQKVYDLAERVIPGEHHETEVEHAEFVDWACRQALKRLGFATHGEIAAFFDLVTPQEARDWVKSHRDELCEVSLLASDGDTARPSYAFAGFTADLTDVPEPSSRVRVLSPFDPLLRDRNRTERLFGFYYRIEVFVPEPKRQYGYYVFPLLEGDRVIGRIDMKADRKRGTLDVRRLWLEPGVRASAGRLEKLDAELARLAKFTGVESVNYLEGWRENG from the coding sequence ATGGTGATCAAGGTTTCAAACGAAGCGGCAAGACGAATTTTTCTGGCGCGGCAGGGGCTTTCCTCGCCGCCCGGCAAGGCGCTTTCCAAGAGCGACCTGCTGCAGCTCATAACCGATATCGGTTTTGTGCAGGTGGACAGCATCGGCACGGTGGAGCGCGCCCACCATCAGATTATCTTCTCCCGCAACCAGACCTACAGGCGTGATCATCTGACCACGCTTTTGGAAAAGGACCGCGCGCTGTTCGAGCACTGGACACATGACGCTTCCATCGTGCCGACGGAATTTTATCCCTATTGGAAGCATCGTTTCCGTCGCCGTGAGCCGATCATTCAGGAGCGCTGGCGCAAATGGCACGGCGAGGGTTTCGACGCCGCTTTCGGTGAAACGCTGGAGCGCATCGCGGCAACCGGCCCGGTTCTGGCGCGGGAACTGAAAGAGGAGGGGCACCAGTCCGGCGGCTGGTGGAACTGGCATCCGTCCAAGACCGCGCTCGAATATCTCTGGCACACCGGCAAGCTGGCGATTGCCGGCCGGGTGAATTTCCAGAAGGTCTATGACCTCGCCGAACGGGTCATTCCCGGCGAGCATCACGAAACCGAGGTGGAGCATGCGGAATTCGTCGACTGGGCCTGCCGGCAGGCGCTGAAACGGCTGGGTTTCGCCACCCACGGCGAAATCGCCGCCTTTTTCGATCTCGTCACCCCGCAGGAGGCGAGGGACTGGGTCAAAAGCCATCGCGATGAACTCTGCGAGGTCTCGCTTCTTGCAAGCGATGGCGACACTGCCCGCCCGTCCTATGCCTTTGCCGGTTTCACCGCCGACCTGACCGACGTGCCGGAACCCTCATCCCGCGTCCGCGTCCTCAGCCCCTTCGATCCGCTGTTGCGTGACCGCAATCGCACGGAGCGGCTGTTCGGCTTCTATTACCGCATCGAGGTCTTCGTGCCGGAGCCGAAAAGGCAATATGGCTATTATGTCTTCCCGCTTCTGGAGGGAGACCGCGTGATCGGACGCATCGACATGAAGGCGGATCGCAAGCGCGGTACGCTGGATGTTCGGCGCCTGTGGCTGGAACCGGGCGTGCGTGCCTCGGCGGGTAGGCTGGAGAAGCTCGACGCCGAACTGGCGAGGCTCGCGAAATTTACGGGGGTGGAGAGCGTGAATTATCTGGAGGGCTGGCGGGAGAACGGATGA
- a CDS encoding histone deacetylase family protein produces the protein MATRLYEHPIFLEHITPEGHPERPDRLRSLNIALEHPNFERLERKEAPQANEDAVLLAHPEEHLLAVMRQIPQEDGEINRIEADTYASPKSLQAALTGIGAAMAAVDDVFTGAADNVFVAARPPGHHAETAKAMGFCLFNNVAIAARHAQKKHGAERVAIIDWDVHHGNGTQDIFWNDTSVLFCSTHQMPLYPWSGDKNETGAKNNIVNAPLSPNTGSEHFREAFKSRVLPAIADFSPDLILISAGFDAHHRDPLAQINLVGEDFDWATGRLLEMADKYTSNRVVSLLEGGYDLEGLAESAAMHILRMMKG, from the coding sequence ATGGCGACGCGCTTATACGAACACCCGATCTTCCTCGAGCATATCACGCCCGAAGGCCACCCCGAGCGGCCGGACCGCCTGCGGTCGCTGAACATCGCACTCGAACATCCGAATTTCGAGCGGCTGGAACGGAAAGAAGCGCCGCAGGCGAATGAGGATGCGGTGCTGCTGGCGCATCCGGAAGAGCATCTGCTTGCCGTCATGCGGCAGATCCCGCAAGAGGATGGCGAGATCAACCGCATCGAGGCGGATACCTATGCCTCGCCGAAAAGCCTGCAGGCGGCGCTGACCGGCATCGGTGCGGCAATGGCTGCGGTGGATGACGTGTTTACCGGCGCTGCCGACAATGTCTTCGTCGCCGCCCGCCCGCCCGGCCACCATGCGGAAACCGCCAAGGCCATGGGTTTCTGTCTTTTCAACAATGTGGCCATCGCCGCCCGCCATGCCCAGAAAAAACATGGGGCAGAGCGCGTCGCCATCATCGACTGGGACGTGCATCACGGCAACGGCACGCAGGATATCTTCTGGAACGACACTTCCGTGCTGTTCTGTTCCACCCACCAGATGCCGCTTTACCCGTGGAGCGGCGACAAAAACGAAACCGGCGCGAAGAACAATATCGTCAACGCCCCGCTTTCGCCCAACACCGGCAGCGAACATTTCCGCGAGGCGTTCAAATCCCGGGTGCTGCCGGCGATTGCCGATTTTTCGCCTGATCTCATCCTCATCTCCGCCGGTTTCGACGCGCACCACCGCGATCCGCTGGCGCAGATCAATCTGGTGGGAGAGGATTTCGACTGGGCCACGGGCCGGCTTCTGGAAATGGCCGATAAATACACATCGAACCGGGTCGTCAGCCTGCTTGAAGGTGGTTATGATCTGGAAGGGCTGGCGGAATCGGCAGCCATGCATATTTTGAGAATGATGAAGGGTTGA
- a CDS encoding RT0821/Lpp0805 family surface protein, with translation MVTVIAKSNSRTKSLLSSIAEVSAVVSMLVVLSGCVSLDLFGGDKVDRSLSTASVPNQPNNAAQTDDATIRNAVTSADLAKLADQPLPWANAATGSAGVVTAIHEDKSSGFVCRDFRTTRHSFEGVAAYAGQACLSETGEWLLTRFEQK, from the coding sequence ATGGTGACCGTCATAGCAAAGTCGAACAGTCGAACAAAGAGCCTCCTTTCGTCGATAGCGGAAGTTTCCGCCGTCGTGTCAATGCTTGTGGTGCTGAGCGGATGCGTCAGCCTCGATCTGTTCGGCGGCGACAAGGTCGACCGCTCGCTTTCCACGGCTTCCGTTCCCAACCAGCCCAACAATGCCGCACAGACCGACGATGCGACCATCCGCAACGCGGTGACATCGGCCGATCTTGCCAAACTTGCCGATCAGCCGCTGCCCTGGGCCAATGCCGCCACCGGCAGTGCCGGCGTTGTCACCGCCATTCACGAAGACAAGTCCAGCGGCTTCGTCTGCCGCGATTTCAGGACGACACGCCACTCCTTCGAGGGCGTCGCGGCTTATGCCGGCCAGGCCTGCCTGTCGGAAACCGGCGAATGGCTGCTCACCCGCTTCGAACAGAAATAA
- the pdxH gene encoding pyridoxamine 5'-phosphate oxidase yields the protein MSETELTSSDFTEENEPFTLFAEWLKDATASEINDPNAVALATVDENGLPNVRMVLLKDVDDRGFVFYTNFESQKGREILGQKKAAMCFHWKSLRRQVRLRGEVEIVSDEEADAYYASRPRGSRIGAWASKQSRPLEGRFALEKAVAEYTAKYAIGDIPRPPYWSGFRIRPVSIEFWHDRKFRLHDRVEFRRETPDAPWSKVRMYP from the coding sequence ATGTCGGAAACGGAGTTAACATCCAGTGACTTCACGGAAGAAAATGAACCTTTCACCCTTTTTGCCGAATGGCTGAAGGATGCGACGGCTTCCGAAATCAACGATCCGAACGCGGTAGCGCTCGCAACCGTCGATGAAAACGGCCTGCCGAATGTGCGTATGGTGCTGTTGAAGGACGTCGACGATCGCGGTTTCGTCTTCTACACCAATTTCGAAAGCCAGAAGGGCCGGGAGATTCTTGGCCAGAAAAAAGCGGCCATGTGTTTCCACTGGAAGAGTCTCCGCCGGCAGGTGCGCCTGCGCGGCGAGGTGGAGATCGTCAGCGACGAGGAGGCGGATGCCTATTACGCCTCCCGCCCGCGCGGCAGCCGCATCGGCGCCTGGGCCTCCAAACAGTCGCGACCGCTGGAAGGCCGTTTCGCGCTGGAAAAGGCGGTGGCCGAATATACCGCAAAATATGCCATTGGCGATATTCCGCGCCCGCCCTACTGGTCCGGTTTCCGCATTCGCCCGGTCAGCATCGAGTTCTGGCACGACCGCAAATTCCGCCTGCACGACCGCGTCGAATTCCGCCGCGAGACGCCGGATGCGCCGTGGTCGAAGGTTCGTATGTATCCTTGA
- a CDS encoding DnaJ C-terminal domain-containing protein yields the protein MRDPYSILGVKRDARHEEIKAAWRTKAKTVHPDANRDDPDASARFAEIGQAYDLLKDPKKRDLYDQARKAAEKKQRGETIMQQREAAREAAERAKAAEKLMEELARADARNRAQNGQRADAKAETAEDVVERIFGAEAQNDPKVQQAAEAAKAAASAAKSDAPANGETLQPGAGDDKSVPSSLAANLFSALVRRFRTPQPVPEKAPDITAEATVTVADFLERRWITVALADEREVRFQLEAGMTDGHVVRLKGQGLKLPNMARGDLAVTLLSARDDAFSLRGFDIHTTLPLSLSDAVLGCETKVRTPLGEENLTIPAWSGSDRVLRLAGKGLADGTGGQGDLVIELRIILLEKPDEKVTDLMRHMREGLYL from the coding sequence ATGCGCGATCCATATTCGATCCTCGGCGTGAAACGTGACGCCCGCCATGAGGAAATCAAGGCCGCCTGGCGCACGAAGGCGAAAACCGTCCATCCGGACGCCAATCGCGACGACCCCGATGCCTCGGCGCGATTCGCCGAGATCGGGCAGGCCTATGATCTCCTGAAAGACCCCAAGAAGCGCGATCTTTACGATCAGGCCCGCAAGGCGGCCGAGAAGAAGCAACGCGGCGAAACCATCATGCAACAGCGGGAAGCGGCGCGCGAGGCTGCCGAACGCGCCAAGGCCGCTGAAAAGCTGATGGAGGAACTGGCCCGCGCGGATGCCCGCAACCGGGCGCAAAACGGCCAGAGGGCCGACGCGAAGGCGGAAACGGCGGAGGATGTGGTCGAGCGGATTTTCGGCGCCGAGGCGCAGAACGATCCCAAGGTGCAGCAGGCGGCGGAAGCGGCGAAGGCCGCGGCCAGCGCAGCGAAAAGCGACGCGCCGGCAAACGGCGAGACGCTTCAGCCCGGCGCGGGTGACGACAAATCCGTCCCCTCCTCGCTTGCCGCCAATCTTTTCAGCGCGCTCGTGCGCCGGTTCCGCACACCGCAGCCGGTTCCCGAAAAGGCACCCGACATCACGGCGGAAGCCACCGTCACGGTCGCCGATTTTCTGGAGCGCAGATGGATCACGGTGGCGCTTGCCGACGAACGTGAAGTGCGTTTCCAGCTTGAAGCCGGCATGACGGACGGCCATGTGGTGCGGCTGAAGGGACAGGGGCTGAAGCTCCCCAACATGGCCCGTGGTGATCTGGCCGTGACCCTGCTTTCGGCCCGCGACGACGCCTTTTCCCTTCGCGGCTTCGATATTCACACCACGCTCCCGCTCTCCCTCAGCGATGCGGTTCTCGGCTGCGAAACGAAAGTCCGCACGCCGCTTGGCGAAGAAAATCTCACCATTCCGGCCTGGTCGGGTTCGGATCGCGTGCTGCGGCTTGCCGGCAAAGGCCTTGCCGACGGCACGGGCGGACAGGGCGATCTCGTCATAGAATTGCGCATCATCCTGCTTGAAAAGCCGGACGAGAAGGTGACCGACCTCATGCGGCACATGCGCGAAGGGCTCTATTTGTGA
- the fabI gene encoding enoyl-ACP reductase FabI, with protein MAQASGLMAGKRGLIMGVANNRSIAWGIAKACADAGAELALTWQGDALKKRVEPLAQELGAFMAGHCDVTDLETIDAVFASLEKHWGKIDFVVHAIAFSDKDELTGRYLDTSRDNFNRTMDISVFSLAAVAKRAEPVMNDGGSIITLTYYGAEKVMPNYNVMGVAKAALEASVRYLAVDLGNRGIRVNAVSAGPIKTLAASGIGDFRYILKWNEYNAPLKRTVSIEEVGKSALYLLSDLSTAVTGEIHHVDSGYHTIGMKAVDAPDISVVKD; from the coding sequence ATGGCTCAGGCATCCGGCCTCATGGCTGGCAAACGCGGCCTCATCATGGGCGTCGCCAATAATCGTTCAATCGCTTGGGGCATTGCAAAGGCCTGCGCGGACGCAGGTGCGGAACTCGCACTCACCTGGCAGGGCGATGCGCTGAAGAAGCGCGTCGAGCCGCTCGCACAGGAACTCGGCGCCTTCATGGCCGGCCACTGTGACGTGACCGATCTCGAGACGATCGACGCCGTTTTTGCTTCGCTGGAAAAGCACTGGGGCAAGATCGACTTCGTCGTGCACGCCATTGCGTTTTCCGACAAGGACGAGTTGACGGGCCGTTACCTCGACACCAGCCGCGACAATTTCAACCGCACCATGGATATTTCCGTGTTTTCGCTGGCCGCTGTCGCCAAGCGTGCGGAGCCTGTCATGAATGACGGCGGCTCGATCATCACGCTCACCTATTACGGTGCCGAGAAGGTCATGCCGAACTACAACGTCATGGGTGTGGCCAAGGCCGCTCTCGAGGCCAGCGTGCGTTATCTCGCCGTCGACCTCGGCAATCGCGGCATCCGCGTCAACGCCGTTTCCGCCGGCCCGATCAAGACGCTTGCCGCTTCCGGCATCGGCGACTTCCGTTATATTCTCAAGTGGAACGAATATAATGCGCCGCTGAAGCGCACCGTTTCCATCGAGGAAGTCGGCAAGTCGGCGCTTTACCTGCTGTCCGATCTTTCGACCGCGGTGACCGGAGAAATCCACCATGTCGATTCCGGTTATCACACCATCGGCATGAAGGCGGTGGATGCGCCTGACATTTCGGTGGTGAAGGACTGA
- a CDS encoding energy-coupling factor transporter transmembrane protein EcfT: MKSLHVEGTGWLYRVSPRLKLLTLMSFSIALFLTRDLLLLGCAVVLAATILRETRLPFQDIGLRLRPVMLTIFLVAAFSYLLLPTHDATVNLLRLTALALLATAVTITVSISQFMDEITLAAAPLERLGLVKAADIGLAVGLVVRFVPEIVNRYHAVRDAHRARGLPVRMATIIVPLVIMTLKDADAIADAIDARGFRGQS, encoded by the coding sequence ATGAAATCGCTGCACGTTGAAGGCACGGGCTGGCTCTACCGCGTCTCGCCGCGCCTCAAGCTCCTGACGCTGATGAGCTTCAGCATCGCGCTGTTCCTTACCCGCGATCTGCTGTTGCTGGGATGCGCCGTGGTTCTCGCCGCCACCATCCTGCGCGAGACGCGGCTACCCTTCCAGGATATCGGCCTGCGGCTGCGGCCGGTGATGCTGACCATCTTCCTCGTCGCGGCCTTCAGCTATCTTTTGCTTCCGACCCATGATGCGACAGTCAATCTTTTGCGGCTGACGGCGCTGGCGCTGCTTGCCACCGCCGTCACCATCACCGTCAGCATCTCGCAATTCATGGATGAGATCACGCTTGCCGCCGCCCCTCTCGAAAGGCTGGGGCTGGTCAAGGCTGCCGATATCGGGCTTGCGGTCGGGCTCGTCGTGCGTTTCGTGCCTGAGATCGTCAACCGGTATCATGCGGTGCGCGATGCCCATCGGGCACGTGGCTTGCCCGTGCGCATGGCGACCATCATCGTGCCACTCGTCATTATGACGTTGAAGGATGCCGATGCCATTGCCGACGCCATTGACGCGCGCGGTTTCAGAGGCCAAAGCTGA
- a CDS encoding exodeoxyribonuclease VII small subunit, translated as MTENANTADVSGYSFEKAVAELESIVARLERGDVALDESIAIYERGEALKKHCETLLNAAEKRIEKIRLDRAGKPQGVEPLDGE; from the coding sequence ATGACGGAAAATGCCAACACAGCCGATGTCAGCGGTTATTCCTTCGAAAAAGCCGTCGCCGAGCTGGAAAGCATTGTCGCACGCCTGGAACGCGGAGACGTGGCGCTGGACGAATCAATCGCCATCTATGAGCGTGGCGAAGCCCTGAAGAAACACTGCGAGACGCTGTTGAACGCTGCCGAAAAGCGAATCGAGAAAATCCGTCTCGACCGGGCGGGCAAGCCGCAGGGTGTGGAGCCGCTGGACGGGGAGTGA
- the aroC gene encoding chorismate synthase, translating into MSHNSFGHLFRVTTWGESHGPALGCVVDGCPPGLRFTLAEVQHWMDKRKPGQSRFVTQRREDDIVKVLSGVMLDEDGETMITTGTPISMLIENTDQRSKDYGEIAKRFRPGHADFTYDLKYGIRDYRGGGRSSARETAARVAAGAIARKVVPSLNVRGALVQIGKHKINRDNWDWDQVDQNPFFCPDAAMVPVWEDYLDGIRKAGSSIGAVVEVVAEGVPAGIGAPIYAKLDQDIASSLMSINAVKGVEIGEGFASAELSGEENADQMRMGNDGKPIFLSNHAGGILGGIATGEPVIARFAIKPTSSILTERLSIDTDGNNVDVRTKGRHDPCVGIRAVPIGEAMVACTVADHYLRDRGQTGRLK; encoded by the coding sequence ATGTCGCATAACAGCTTCGGTCATCTATTTCGCGTTACCACCTGGGGAGAAAGCCACGGGCCGGCACTCGGCTGCGTGGTGGATGGCTGCCCGCCCGGCCTGCGCTTTACCCTTGCCGAGGTGCAGCACTGGATGGACAAGCGCAAACCCGGCCAGAGCCGTTTCGTCACCCAGCGTCGCGAGGACGACATCGTCAAGGTCCTTTCTGGCGTGATGCTGGATGAGGACGGCGAGACGATGATAACGACGGGCACGCCGATTTCCATGCTGATCGAAAATACCGACCAGCGTTCCAAGGATTATGGCGAGATCGCCAAGCGATTCCGCCCCGGCCATGCGGATTTCACCTATGATCTGAAATACGGCATTCGCGACTATCGCGGCGGCGGGCGTTCTTCCGCGCGCGAGACGGCGGCGCGTGTCGCCGCCGGTGCGATCGCCCGCAAGGTGGTGCCGAGCCTCAATGTGCGCGGCGCGCTGGTGCAGATCGGCAAGCACAAGATCAACCGCGATAACTGGGACTGGGATCAGGTCGACCAGAACCCGTTCTTCTGCCCTGACGCCGCCATGGTGCCGGTTTGGGAAGACTATCTCGACGGCATCCGCAAAGCGGGCTCCTCCATCGGCGCTGTCGTCGAAGTGGTGGCGGAAGGCGTTCCCGCCGGCATCGGCGCTCCCATTTATGCCAAGCTCGATCAGGATATCGCCTCCAGCCTGATGTCGATCAACGCCGTCAAGGGCGTGGAGATCGGCGAGGGTTTCGCCTCGGCCGAGCTTTCCGGTGAGGAAAATGCCGACCAGATGCGCATGGGCAATGACGGCAAGCCGATCTTCCTGTCCAACCACGCCGGCGGCATTCTGGGCGGCATCGCGACCGGTGAGCCTGTCATCGCCCGCTTCGCCATCAAGCCGACCTCCTCCATTCTGACGGAGCGCCTGTCGATCGATACCGACGGTAACAATGTCGATGTGCGCACCAAGGGCCGCCACGACCCCTGCGTCGGTATTCGCGCGGTGCCGATTGGTGAGGCGATGGTGGCCTGCACCGTTGCCGACCATTATCTGAGGGATCGCGGCCAGACCGGCCGTTTGAAATAA
- a CDS encoding biotin transporter BioY has product MTTRDLVLISLFSAIIIALGLLPPITLGFVPVPITAQSLGVMLAGVVLGAKRGTLAVLLTILIAAIGLPVLSGGRGGLSIFTTPTTGFLIGWIAAVFVTGTLSEKLVNRSQSALAQGIGFFVASLIGGVVVLYAFGITYLALVVGLGFEKALMGSLAFIPGDALKAVLAALAGRAVMAGYPLLPQRA; this is encoded by the coding sequence ATGACGACCCGCGACCTTGTGCTGATCTCGCTGTTTTCCGCCATCATCATCGCACTTGGGCTTCTGCCGCCGATCACGCTCGGTTTCGTTCCCGTGCCGATCACCGCGCAGTCGCTCGGCGTCATGCTGGCCGGTGTCGTGCTGGGTGCGAAGCGCGGCACGCTCGCGGTTCTGCTGACGATCCTGATTGCCGCCATCGGCCTGCCGGTCCTGTCGGGCGGGCGCGGTGGTCTTTCGATTTTCACCACGCCGACGACGGGCTTCCTGATCGGCTGGATCGCAGCTGTCTTCGTCACCGGCACGCTCTCGGAAAAACTCGTCAATCGCAGCCAGTCCGCTCTGGCGCAGGGCATCGGTTTCTTCGTCGCCAGCCTCATCGGCGGCGTGGTCGTGCTTTATGCTTTCGGCATCACCTATCTGGCGCTGGTCGTCGGGCTTGGTTTCGAGAAGGCCCTCATGGGTTCGCTCGCCTTCATTCCCGGCGATGCGCTGAAGGCCGTGCTTGCCGCACTGGCCGGCCGCGCCGTGATGGCGGGTTATCCGCTTCTGCCGCAGCGCGCCTGA
- a CDS encoding histidine phosphatase family protein: MLVYVIRHGQTDWNAIRRLQGQKDIPLNDFGRQQAVGNGRLLAHLLGEQATDFDYVASPLGRTRETMELMRGAMGLDPLAYRTDDRLIEVSFGDWEGQTLPELKKEFPDRVKARKANKWDFIPPGQDAESYEILSWRIGAWLSSVDRPTVCVCHGGVIRSIFRLVSGMDKDEASRTQIPQDRILKVEIDRNSAEWVS; the protein is encoded by the coding sequence TTGCTCGTCTATGTGATCCGGCACGGACAAACGGACTGGAATGCGATACGCCGGCTTCAGGGCCAGAAAGACATTCCGCTCAACGATTTCGGCCGCCAGCAGGCGGTCGGCAATGGCAGGCTGCTCGCCCATTTGCTTGGCGAGCAGGCCACGGATTTCGACTATGTGGCAAGCCCGCTCGGGCGCACGCGCGAAACCATGGAACTGATGCGCGGCGCGATGGGTCTCGACCCCCTTGCCTACCGCACCGACGACCGCCTGATCGAAGTTTCCTTCGGCGACTGGGAGGGGCAGACCCTACCGGAACTCAAAAAAGAGTTTCCTGACCGGGTGAAGGCGCGCAAGGCCAACAAGTGGGATTTCATCCCCCCCGGCCAGGATGCCGAAAGCTATGAAATCCTCTCCTGGCGCATCGGCGCATGGCTCTCCTCCGTGGACAGGCCGACAGTCTGCGTCTGCCACGGCGGCGTCATCCGCTCGATCTTCCGGCTGGTCTCTGGCATGGACAAGGATGAGGCATCACGCACGCAAATCCCGCAGGACCGGATTTTGAAGGTTGAGATCGACCGGAATAGTGCGGAGTGGGTGTCGTGA